The proteins below come from a single Papaver somniferum cultivar HN1 chromosome 11, ASM357369v1, whole genome shotgun sequence genomic window:
- the LOC113321714 gene encoding uncharacterized protein LOC113321714 has translation MATVQFISSERRVVKMVMIVMILGLGLFFSSGVEARMGIERQKLEVQKHLKRLNKPPVKTIKSPDGDIIDCVPVAHQMAFDHPFLRNHTIQMRPTYHPEGINFEENKIASSKSSKEKPITQLWHVNGRCSEGTIPIRRTKKADVFRASSVKRYGKKKHRSIPKPRSAAPDLINESGHQHAIAYVEGDKYYGAKATINVWEPKIQQSNEFSLSQLWILGGSFGEDLNSIEAGWQVSPDLYGDNNTRLFTYWTSDAYQATGCYNLLCSGFIQIDSEIAMGASIFPTSGYRSSQYDISILVWKDPKEGHWWMQFGNDYVLGYWPSFLFSYLADSASMIEWGGEVVNSNPDGQHTSTQMGSGHFPEEGFSKSSYFRNIQVVDGSNNLRSPKGIGTFTEQSNCYDVQNGNNGDWGSYFYYGGPGKNPNCQ, from the exons ATGGCTACTGTGCAGTTTATCAGTAGTGAGAGAAGGGTAGTAAAAATGGTGATGATTGTAATgattttgggtttgggtttattcTTTTCATCTGGTGTTGAAGCTCGAATGGGTATTGAAAGACAGAAGCTTGAAGTTCAGAAGCATTTGAAGCGTTTGAATAAACCTCCTGTCAAAACCATTAAG AGCCCAGATGGAGATATCATTGACTGTGTACCTGTTGCTCATCAAATGGCCTTTGATCATCCATTTCTCCGGAACCACACTATTCAG ATGAGACCAACATATCATCCAGAAGGCATTAATTTTGAAGAGAACAAAATTGCTTCATCAAAATCGAGTAAAGAGAAACCCATTACTCAACTATGGCATGTAAATGGTAGATGTTCGGAGGGTACTATACCCATTAGAAGAACAAAGAAAGCTGATGTTTTCAGAGCAAGTTCTGTTAAGAGATATGGAAAGAAGAAACACAGAAGCATCCCTAAACCTAGGTCTGCTGCTCCTGATCTGATTAATGAAAGTGGTCATCAG CATGCAATAGCGTATGTTGAAGGAGATAAGTATTATGGAGCTAAAGCAACTATAAATGTCTGGGAACCAAAAATCCAACAATCAAATGAGTTCAGTTTATCACAATTATGGATCTTAGGTGGTTCATTTGGTGAAGATCTCAACAGCATTGAAGCTGGTTGGCAG GTCAGCCCAGATCTATATGGAGATAACAACACAAGGCTCTTTACATACTGGACT AGTGATGCATATCAAGCAACTGGGTGCTACAATCTACTGTGTTCAGGCTTCATTCAAATCGACAGTGAAATTGCAATGGGTGCAAGCATCTTTCCCACGTCTGGCTACCGTAGCTCTCAGTATGATATCAGTATACTTGTCTGGAAG GATCCAAAGGAGGGACACTGGTGGATGCAGTTTGGGAATGATTATGTTTTAGGGTATTGGCCTTCATTCTTGTTCTCATACTTAGCTGATAGTGCATCCATGATTGAATGGGGAGGTGAAGTTGTGAATTCAAACCCAGATGGACAGCATACTTCAACACAGATGGGCAGTGGACATTTCCCTGAAGAAGGGTTTAGTAAATCAAGTTATTTCAGAAATATTCAAGTTGTTGATGGTTCCAATAATCTTAGGTCTCCTAAAGGCATTGGGACTTTTACCGAGCAATCCAACTGTTATGATGTTCAGAATGGCAATAATGGTGATTGGGGCAGCTACTTTTACTATGGTGGTCCTGGCAAAAACCCTAACTGCCAATAG